The DNA window TTTGGTTTGATTGTTAAATCAGTTCAAGTGGGGAAAGATCCCTGAAGATCAATTACTATTTGACctcgaaattaaaaaaaaaatgcttgcaaaaataacaataaaagaagaaagaaacaaggCCAGAGGAAAGAGAAATGGGAAGAAACCTCTATTTCTACATCTACCAAACCAGAAATCAAGGTCAGTCCCTAAACCCTAAACGCTGAATCTTAAATCCTAAACTCtaaatatcaacaacaacaatgaagCTAATAATGCCAATAACACTTAGAGTCAAGCCAACATCAGTTATGATGGCATGGCATGCCATAATAGTCATAATAGGCTGGCTCAAATAGTCAATCCTCAAAGAAACACAGGGTAAACTAAGATAAAAACTAGATTACTTCAAATTTTATACGATAATCCTTTTGCAGGTCTGGTCCACAAGGGTAAATTCTGCAAACTTTCAAGAACTCTTAGAAAAGCCGAAGAAAAAGAAGGGTTGCTTATTTGATTATTTCCTCACTCGTTGATCGAAAAAACCAAATAATAGTACTTGGATCAACCCACACAAGTAATGACCAATTGGAATATCCTTGAAgaaaatttttttaatagatttttcccaCACAATAAATTCATGGAAGCCAATACTATCATTATCGTGTTCTCTCAATGATCAGCAAAGACATTATGTGAAGCTTGGGAGGGATATAAACCCATGCTCTGAAGATGTCCAAGTCACAGTTTTTATGACCTCACTCAAATCTACATATTTAAAAAGCCGAAGCTCATGAAAAAGAGTCGAAGATGAAACTATAACTATATTAAGAATGACACTAAGCGAACACCAAGGGCGATACAATAGAAATCATGCACAAAGGAAAAGGAAGACTGGCATCATTGAGTTGAATGCCAACAGCATAATCTTGCCCCAAACTGTGGATGAAATTACCAAGCAATTGTCAAAAACTGCCTCAACAGTTCAAGATGCATGAAATGCCAAAGCATAAGCAGATTATTGTGAGTTATGCAGCGGAGACCATCCAAAATACTTAAGTTGACAACAAACAAATTTCAATAAGATTGTGCATGAACTTCTTCATAAATCAAAGAGGCTAATGGTTCTCTTATTTCCAGTCTTACATAACAGTATATGCTTgtctataaatatttttatataagaaaagtcACAGATATATATTAATGCATATATCTACATCACTAGAAAAGATGGAATACCACATGTATTTCCAATCTAACAAAACTGAATTCAACTGGTGCCCGCCATTATTGACCATTGAATTTCCACACTATAATCACTACCTCAACTTGCTGCTGCATTAATTAATTCCTCATCCTAATATCATATGTACTGTAATTGTCACTAACATAACACAGAACTTAGCATATATTGTCATAATATATCTTATAATGCATATTAAAATTAGTGTAAGAACATGCATTATAATTGTGATTTCATTTAGATTCTTGCTTGTTAGTCACTACAATTGTGATCTCATTTCATTTCCACTAGAGATATCATCAAAGTACTAGTTTTTATAAGGCTTGAACATTCTTTAACATTGAGATATGCCAAACACACAAAATCTAAGAAATAAACATATCATCAACATCTAACCTAGTGTCACTTCCATGAATAATCCAAATCTTGCGCTCTTTTCTTGAAAACATTGATAATCAAGAAAGCAGCACTAAAAGCCAATAAGATTGCTACTATGACAAGAATTATAATCAAACCAATAGACCATGATGATCCTTTGCTTTCACTTCGATAACTTCGAAAACCAGAATTGCACAAAGTTATGTTGAGTATTGGTGTATCAGCACAAAGACCAGAATTGGCCAAAAAGCTTCTAGCAAAACCTGAATTTTGAAACTCACGTGGAATCCTTCCTGTGAAATGATTAGATGAGAGATTGAGATTAGTGAGTCTAGGAAGTTGAGAAGGAACTTTGCCAGAAAACTCATTTTCTGACAAATCAAGTTGACTAAGGACAGGTAATTTTCCAATTGTATCTGGAATTTGTCCCGAAAGATGGTTTCGGCTCAAATTTAAGGTTACCAAGGACTTCCATGATATTATATCTGAAGGAATTGGACCAGTTAGCTGATTCTGATCAAGCAAAAGAGTTGTTAATTTTGGAAGAGATGTTATCTCTTGTGGAATACTTCCATTTAACAAGTTGTTACTTGCATCAAAAACTACCACATTAGTCCATGAAGATACTCCTGCTGGAATTCTACCAGAAAACCGATTGTTACCTATCTCGAACCGCAAAACATTTGATGATAATCTTTCTGGTATCACACCAGTGAACTTATTATTGCTTACCATGAAATTCGACAGATTGAAAGACGTCCAAAGACCACTAGGAATAGCACCAGAAAACTCATTATTATGAATTTTCAAATCCTGCAAGCTATTACAATTTCCTAGTGATTTTGGTAACTCGCCGCTgagattatttttataaactgtCAAGTTGAGTAACTCACCATAGTAACATAAATTCTCAGGCAACTTTCCAACAAGACTATTAGAAGAAACCAGAAAGGTTTTGAGCTTTGAATATCGACCGAGTTCAGGAGGAATAGTACCTGATAAGTTGTTTGAAAAAACACGAAAATCGACAAGAGAACGAAGAAGGCCTACACTTTCTGGTATTTCACCTGATAAGTTATTGAGAGACAAACTCAACCATGTTAACTTTTGAAGCTTTCCGAAATCTTCAGGTATCTTCCCAACAAGCTTGTTCTCTGCAAGATCAAGGCTAGTCAAGTTCAATGCTTCAACCAAACTAGGTATCTCACCAGAGAGTTTGTTTCTGTAAAGATAAAGTATGCTCAGATTCTTCAACATGAACACGCCACTAGGAATTTCTCCGGTTAAACCGTTATCAGACATATCCAATTTCTCCAAAGAAACCATATCTCCGATTCTTTCAGGCATTTCACCAAACAAGTTAGAGCCATAAACATAAAAAACCTTCAACTTTTTCAACTTGGTCAAACTCAAAGGCAATTTCCAAGAAGGAAACACAGCATTGGATGATAAGTCCAAAAACTCAAGATTCAACAATTCACCAATCTCATCACTGACTGTACCATTCAATAAACAATATTGAATTCTAAGTTCCCTCAACTCCTTTAACTTTCCAATCCCATCAGGAACACCACCATGAAAATTTGTTGAACCAAGATTAAGATATTGCAAATTAGAACTCAAGTTTCCAATATCATTAGGAATGTTACCATCAAAGTTGTTCATAGAAAGGTCTAAATAAACAAGCTTTGAACAATTATAAAAAAGTGTTGGAAAATCACCAGGGATAAAGTTGAAGCTGAAATCAACATGTGTAAGGTTTTTG is part of the Vicia villosa cultivar HV-30 ecotype Madison, WI linkage group LG2, Vvil1.0, whole genome shotgun sequence genome and encodes:
- the LOC131647686 gene encoding receptor-like protein 52, whose amino-acid sequence is MATLTSSSFMKHTFHFLLSLFLFLLNQTNSQPHSHVYDQEQKVLLNIKQYLQNTSFLNHWTPSSNSNHCSWKEIICTNGSVTGITLSQINITKTIPPFICNELKNLTHVDFSFNFIPGDFPTLFYNCSKLVYLDLSMNNFDGNIPNDIGNLSSNLQYLNLGSTNFHGGVPDGIGKLKELRELRIQYCLLNGTVSDEIGELLNLEFLDLSSNAVFPSWKLPLSLTKLKKLKVFYVYGSNLFGEMPERIGDMVSLEKLDMSDNGLTGEIPSGVFMLKNLSILYLYRNKLSGEIPSLVEALNLTSLDLAENKLVGKIPEDFGKLQKLTWLSLSLNNLSGEIPESVGLLRSLVDFRVFSNNLSGTIPPELGRYSKLKTFLVSSNSLVGKLPENLCYYGELLNLTVYKNNLSGELPKSLGNCNSLQDLKIHNNEFSGAIPSGLWTSFNLSNFMVSNNKFTGVIPERLSSNVLRFEIGNNRFSGRIPAGVSSWTNVVVFDASNNLLNGSIPQEITSLPKLTTLLLDQNQLTGPIPSDIISWKSLVTLNLSRNHLSGQIPDTIGKLPVLSQLDLSENEFSGKVPSQLPRLTNLNLSSNHFTGRIPREFQNSGFARSFLANSGLCADTPILNITLCNSGFRSYRSESKGSSWSIGLIIILVIVAILLAFSAAFLIINVFKKRAQDLDYSWK